Below is a window of Aeromonas veronii DNA.
GCCAACGCCAACCTGCCCACCGGCATGACGGTGGATTACGCAGGTGATTCAAAGGATTACCGCGACAATCAGGGGGAGATGGTGCTGGTGTTCGGCCTCGCCCTGCTGGTGGTCTATCTGGTGCTGGTGGCCCAGTTCGAGAGCACCCTGACCCCGGCGGTGGTGATGGTGACGGTGCCGCTCGGCATCTTCGGTGGTCTCTTGGGCCTCTGGCTGACGGGGCAGGAGATGAGCATCTACAGCCAGATCGGGATGATCATGCTGATCGGCATGGTGACCAAGAACGGCATCCTCATCGTCGAGTTCATCAACCAGTTGCGCCAGCGCGGCGAAGGGTTCGAGCAGGCGATAATCAAAGGCTCGGTGCGCCGCTTGCGCCCGATCCTCATGACCTCGCTCACCGCCATTATCGGCGCGGTGCCGCTGATGCTCTCCATGGGGGCTGGCTACGAGAGCCGGATGGCGGTGGGGACAGTGGTCTTCTTCGGGCTGTCGTTGGCAACCCTGGTCACCCTGCTGGTAGTGCCCGCCATCTACCATCTGCTGGCGCGCCACGCCGGGATGACCGGCGCGCGGGATCAGCAGGTAGATGACGCGCTGGCCGCCAAGGGGGTTGGGGAGTCGCAGCCTCCGGCGCTCTGAGCAGCATTCTTAGCTGAATCCTGACCTGACCCCTGACCTGCGCGCTCAAGCGGGGCCAGTTATCAGCCTCTATCATCACAAGGGCGCCTGCGGGCGCCCTTGCTATTAGTGGCGGCGGCCTATTCCACGGGATCTACAGGGACAAAAAGCCATCGCTCCCCTTGACCGCAACCGGTATAATGCGCGACCCGAATTTTTCCAGGTGTTCAAAATGCAGCCGGTACCCCACCTTTTCTCCTACCCCCGCTATTGGGCCGAGTGCTACGGCACGGCGCCCTTCCTGCCCATGTCCCGCAAAGAGATGGACAAGCTGGGTTGGGACAGCTGCGACGTCATTCTGGTGACGGGGGATGCCTATGTGGATCACCCGAGCTTCGGCATGGCGGTGATTGGCCGCATGCTCGAATCCCAGGGTTTTCGGGTCGGCATCATCGCCCAGCCGGACTGGTCATCGAAGGATGACTTTATGCGTCTGGGCAAACCGAACCTCTTCTTCGGGGTGACTGCGGGCAACATGGACTCCATGATCAACCGCTACACCTCCGACAAAAAGCTGCGCCACGATGACGCCTACACCCCGGGGGATGTGGGCGGCAAGCGGCCGGACCGCGCGACGCTGGTCTATACCCAGCGCTGTAAAGAGGCGTTCAAAGAGGTACCGGTGCTGATCGGTGGCATCGAGGCTTCCTTACGCCGTATCGCCCACTACGACTACTGGTCCGAGACCATCCGCCGCTCCATCCTGCTCGATGCCAAGGCCGATATCCTGATCTACGGCAACGCCGAGCGGCCGCTGGTGGAAGTGGCCCACCGCATCGCGGCGGGGGAGACCATCGACACCATGCAGGATATTCGCGGCACCGCCGTGATCCGCAAGGAGCCGCTGCCGGGCTGGAAAGGGGTGGATTCGAGCAAGCTCGACCAGATTGGCCGCATCGATCCCATCATCAACCCCTATATGGAAGGGGCACCCTGTGCGGATGACGCCAGCGACGCGGCCCCTGCCGCGCAGGAAGCCCAACCCGTGCTGGTGCAGCCGGCCAAGCCCAAGCCGTGGGAAAAAACCTATGTGAAGCTGCCGGGGTTCGAGCGGGTGAAAGAGGACAAGGTGCTCTACGCCCACGCCTCGCGCATTCTGCACCACGAGACCAACCCCGGCTGTGCCCGCGCCCTGTCGCAGGCTCACGGCGATCGCATCGTCTGGGTCAACCCGCCCGCCTTCCCGCTCGAAACCGACGAGATGGACGGCGTATTCGGCCTGCCCTACCAGCGGGTGCCGCACCCGGCCTATGGCAACGAGAAGATCCCCGCGTTCGAGATGATCAAGACCTCGGTCAACATCATGCGTGGCTGCTTTGGCGGCTGCTCCTTCTGCTCCATCACCGAGCACGAAGGGCGCATCATCCAGAGCCGCTCGGAAGAGTCGATCCTGAAAGAAATCGAAGATATCCGCGACAAGGTGCCGGGCTTTACCGGCGTCATCTCGGATCTCGGCGGCCCCACCGCCAACATGTACCGCTTACGCTGCCAGAGCCCCAAGGCCGAGCAGACCTGCCGTCGCGCCTCCTGTGTCTGGCCCACCATCTGCCCGCATATGGACACCGACCACAGCCCGACCATCAACCTCTATCGCAAGGCGCGCGACCTCAAGGGGATCAAGAAGATCCTCATCGCCTCCGGCGTGCGTTACGACATTGCGGTCGAAGATCCCCGCTATATCAAGGAGCTGGCCAAGTACCACGTCGGCGGCTACCTCAAGATCGCGCCGGAACACACCGAGGAGGGGCCGCTCTCCAAGATGATGAAGCCGGGCATGGGCAGCTACTACCAGTTCAAGGAGCTGTTCGACAAATATTCCAAAGAGGCGGGCAAGCAGCAGTACCTGATCCCCTACTTCATCTCCGCCCACCCGGGCACCACAGATGAAGACATGGTCAATCTGGCGCTCTGGGTCAAAGAGAACCGCTTCAAGCTCGATCAGGTGCAGAACTTCTACCCGTCGCCGCTCGCCAACGCCACCACCATGTATTACACGGAGAAAAACCCGTTAAACAAGGTGAGCCGCGAAGGGGGCGATGTGTTTGTTGCCAAGGGCGAGCGCCGTCGCCGCCTGCACAAGGCGCTGCTGCGCTACCACGATCCCGCTGGCTGGCCGATGATCCGCGAAGCCTTGCTCGCCATGGGCAAGGGCCACCTGATTGGTAATGGCCCCGGCTGTCTGGTGCCTGCGGAAGGGCGCAACGAGCGCGCCGCCAGCGGCAAGGGGCTAAAACCGGCCCTGACTCGCCATAGCCCAATGTCTCAACAAAGGGGCGAACACCAGCGAGGCAATGGTGGTAATGGCGCTGGCAACAAGCCGACGGGCGGCAAGCCGGTGGGTTCCCAGCTACAGAAAGGGGCGGCTAATGGCAAACCGGCCGCGCCGGGTTCTGGACATGGCGAAGGCAAGGGCAAACCGACTGGTAAACCCGTCCATAAGGGCAAGGCGCCGACCCGCGCAGGCTCCACCAAGCCGGGCGCCAAACCCGCCACTCAAGGTGGCAAGCCAGCGGCCAAAGGGAATGGTGCCAAGCGACCGGCGCGGTAAGTTTTCCTGATTGGAAAGTGATAGAAATAAAAAAGGCGACCGGATGGTCGCCTTTTTACAGATACATAGACAATATGAATTTTATCTTTCTCAAGTGTAGTTATAAGTATTTGCTCTAGAATCAGTTACACCAGCGATACGGAAGAAATTTGGGATACCCACCTTTTTGATATATTTGATATTATACTATTTGTTGTCGCTTGCATTTTTTTGGATAAGTAAATTGTTTATGTGTACTTGTATAGATTTATCTATGTTACCTTGCTTTTAAATTTATTGACGAACCATGGTGGCTTTAAGCTGATCTATTGTAATCTCACCTTTATGCAGCATCGCATGACAATTTGGACACACCGGTACTAAATCTCTGATAGGATCAACTTGATAAGCCTCGCCAATTGATGAGATTGGCACTACATGATGAACATGAATGAAGCCGGATCCAAGTTTTCCGTATTTATTTTCAAAGTTAAAACCACAGATGATACAGTCTAAGCCAAAGTGTTCTATGCATTTTTTTCTGGCAATAGGATTTCTTTCATATGAATTAATATATGCAGTCTTTAAAGCGCCTTCATAGATACCTTTATCCGTTTCCATTTCACCAGAATAAAAATTGTTCTCTCTTTCTGGAGGGATTTTTGCGTATTCAAATATTGCCTGCCTTATTAATTCGGGCAAATTTCCTTTCCAAGCTGGCTGTCTATTATTTGGTTGCTCATAGGTATAGGGCTTATCCCCAAAGAGATGCACCATAAAGTTAAACATTCGGTTATTTAAAGACTCCCCAGACAAGCTAATGACAAACCCATCCTTTCTTGAATGAAACCATATTGATTCATTTTTAAACCCTACAACTGCCATATTATTTTTGTTTTTTTCCTGCTCATGAAAGCTGACTGGCGTTGACTGATACTTTAGAGCTATATCTTGAATGCAAGCTTTTATTAATTGTTTTAACTCGGGAATGTCCATGTTGGCCTCTTATTTCGTAAAGTTGAATTTTCTTAATATTGTACACTCATCCCGTATGTTGGGCTAAAAATCGTAGGTTGGTGCTGAACGTAGGGCAAAAGATGTGTGTCCCAATTATCCTTGCGGCTTGACCTGATTGCCATCGATAGGCAGGCACAAAATAACGAATTAGAAACTCATGGCCAGCCCGATGGAATAACCGTGGGTGTTGTGGCTGAACATATAGCGGGCGACCAGACGGGTACGGGTGACTATGATGTCGTATTTGCTGCTGTCGAGCTCCAGCCCGAGACCAAGGGAGTTGAGGGAGTTGAACCCGAGCAGGCCGCGCTGCTCGCCGAGGTATTCGGTGCGCGCCCCCTCCATCACATAGCGCACCGGTCTGTCGAGCAGTGTCCAGTCAAACAGCGGGGCCCGGCGGCGCAGATAGAGACCGAGGTTCTCCGCCTCGGCGTGACCACGGACGCTGGTCGAGGTGCCGCCAAAGCTCTGCAGGTGCTGGTAGGAGTAGCGCACTTCGACATCGATATCCTGAGTCTTTGAAAAGAGCTCGTAGTCGAGCATCAGCGAGCCACCCAGTCCGTACATATTGAGCTGTCCACCATCGAGAAAATCCAGCGAGTAGCCCTTGGTGCGCTCCAGCAGCCAGTTGCCGATCCGCAGATCGCTGGCCATGGTGCCCAGCGAGACGTTGGCGATGGGGCGCAGCACCCAGTGGCCACCGCGCGGGTCTTCATGGAGGGCAATATCCCAGCCGATCCCGCCCGAAGCGGTCAGGCTATTCCATTTGGTCGGGAGGGTGCGGCTCTCGGTGCCGTTGCTCACTACAAACTGGGGAGCATAGCGGCTAAAGCCGATCGCCCCTTCCAGATAGATGGGCACGGCTTCGCTCATGGTGGCGCCGCCACCGATCTGGGTCATGTTGAGGGCGGCAGATTGATTGGTGCCGCTGCCGATATCGAGGTTGCTGGCGGTGATGTCGGGCACCACGGTGAAGGTCATCAGCGAGAGCACCGCATTGGCGCGCTCCTGTGCCCACTCCTGCTCCTGAGTAGCCCCATGAACGACGCTGCCCGATAGCGCCAGCAGCATTGGCAACAACATCTGCAATAAAGAGGAGCAAGATCGATGCATGAGCGTGGTTCCCGATAAGCGGGGTCTGATTGTCCTCGCTTTACTGTAGCGAGCTTACCGCCGGTTGGCACGGCAAAAAGGTGGGTGTCCCAATTCGCCTACCGGTTTTCACGAACGTCTGGTGATGCTGGCGGGCCCAGTGGCTGCGCGCCGTGCGGGAGGCAGGGTTTGCAATAGAGATAAAAAAATCCGGAACCCATGACGGGTTCCGGATTGTCTTGCTGCAGAAAGATCGGTCAATGGATCTTTAGCTAATCAATATGGCGAACATCTGTTCGGCTTCGCCGCTACAGCACAATCATGACTTGGCGGGCTGGCGCTCACCGGTCACAGTCGGGTTCTTGGGATCGGAACTCCACTCGTACCAGCCACCGTCATAAACGCTGATCCGCTTCCAGTCCATCAGCCAGGCGTAGAAGAACGCCTCGGAGGCGCGCCAGCCGGTACCGCAGTAGAACGCGGCCTGCTGGGTTGGTTTGATGTCCCACTGGTCCCACATGGCGAGGATCTCGCGGGCCGGCTTCATGGTGCCGTCCGGGTTGTGGAAATCGCTCATGCTGTTGGCATCCACCCCGCCGTGACCCCACTTGGCCCCCGGGATATCACCCTTCGGCTTGATGTAGTTGTAACCGGAGGTGCTGCCGACAAACTCGTCCCAGGTCCGCACGCTGACCAGTGCGCCATCGGGCTGCTTGAGCAGCGCCTTGGCCTGATCCTGGGTGGTGTAGTACTCGGGGTGAGCCGGAATGGCCACGCCAAACTCCTTCACCGGTTCATATTTGTTGGGCAGCCCGGTCTCGGTGCGCAGATGTTGCACGAACCAGGCATCCAGACCGCCGTCCAGCAGGCGCACATCTTCCACCCCCGCATACATCATCAGATGCGCGGCACGGGCGGCCGCCATGGTGTTGCGACCATAGAGGATGACGGTGGTGTCGTGACGGATGCCGTTGTCCAGCAGCAGCTTCTTGAGCGCTTCGTCAGAGACCTTGTTCCACAGCGGCTCCGCTTCGATGCTGTTGGTATCGATATAACCGGCCCCCGGGATGTGGCTGATGAGGTACGCCTTGGGTGAACCCCAATCCACTTCAAACAGCTTCCAGTCCCCCTTGGGCGCCGCGACCACCGGCTTGCCCGCCTGCAGATCCGCAAGCCAGCGCGGATGTACCAGCTGCTGCCAGCGTGCCAGCGACTCGCGCGGCGCAACTTGCCACCCCTGCAGCTCGAACAGCTGCTTGATCCCCTGCTTGCGCAGCAGACGAGCCACCTCGGCCACTTCGCGCGGCGCACCGTAGAGGGCAACCGGACGATCGGCTTTCAGCCCCTTGATCTCGAGCGCCTTGGGCCACTCTTCATTGCTATATTTCCACTCGGCAGAGAGGTTCTCGGCGCCCGCCACATGCCCCCCCTGCGGCTCCCCTTCCATCGGCCACCCCTGATAGAAGTAGCTGGCACGGGTATCCAGGATGACCGCCTGTTTGGCCTTGGCATCGGCCAGCGAGAGCGGTGGTAATTCCCCTGCCACGGCGGGCAGGGCACACCAGAGCAGTAAGGTCGCCAGTGCGGCCTGCAGGAAGCGAAGATGTCGTTTCATGGTGATGTCTCGATTCATAGTGAACAGGGTTAAAAAATGGAGCGACCCAGCCGCTCGGCCAGCAATTCCAGCGCCGCCGTACCCGCCAGCGAGTTGCCGGCTTTGTTGAGTTCGGGCGACCAGACACAGACGCAGAGCTCGCCCGGGATCAGGGCGATGATACCGCCACCGACCCCCGATTTGCCCGGCATGCCGACCCGATAGGCAAAATCCCCCGCCTCGTCATAGAGGCCGCAGGTAGCGAGCAGGGCGTTGACCTGTTTGGTGGTGCGGGCAGGCAGCAGCGGCACGCTGTCGCCCAGTGGTACACCACGGTTGGCAAGATAGATGAATGCCCGCGCCAAATCGACGCAGCTCATGCGAATGGCACAGGCATTGAAGTAGCTTTGCAGCACTTTGTCCACTTCATTTTCGACGTTGCCATAGGCCTTCATCAGATAGGCGATGGCGGCGTTGCGGGCAGAGTGCTGATATTCGGAGCGGGCCACCACCTGATCCGCCATGATGGCCGGATTGCCGCTCAGACGCCGCACCAGCTCGAGGGTGCGTTGACGCGGCGCAGTGAGGCGGGTCTCCAACAGATCGCTCACCACCAGCGCCCCGGCATTGATAAAGGGGTTGCGGGGGATCCCCTGCTCGAACTCGAGCTGCACCAGCGAGTTGAAGGGCTGGCCGGAGGGCTCCTTGCCAACCCGGGCCCAGATCTCCTCCTCCTGATAGAGGGTGAGTGCCAAGGTCAGGCTCAGGGCCTTGGAGATACTCTGGATGGAGAAGGGTTCAAAAGCGTCACCGGCGGTGAACAGCTCCCCCTCGACGGTACAGACTGCGATACCGAGCCGATCTGCCGGTACTTGAGCCAGTGCCGGAATGTAGTCGGCCACCTTGCCTTGTCCCAGCAACGGGCGCACCTCTTCAAGGATGCTGGCCAGTAATTCGGATGACAACACCATAAGCAATAAGCGATTCCATGACTAAAACAGCGGTGGAGATCCCATCCCCACTGACAAAAATCCCGCCAGCGGCGGGATTTTTCCAGTTACCCACAACAAGGCGCCAGATGCGGCAGCCTTGTATCAGGCCGGTTCACCGTACCAGAGGTCGAACAACTCGGTGACCACCACGGCTTCCATCCCCTTGCCTTCCAGCCAGGATTTGATCGCAGCGCGGTCTTCTTCGGTACATTTGCCCAGTTGCTGGGTGCAGATCATCCCTTCCCAGGCCAGATGGCCGGAACCGGCAAACGCCAGTTTGCGGGGCTCGATCACTTCATCGATCATCGCATCGACTACCGCATCGATGGTCTCTTCGGCAGTGCCGACCGGGAAGTTGAAACTGATGTCGAAACCCATTTCCTGGAATTCATCGACACGCAGTTTCTTACGCAGACGGCGGCTACGATTGGCCATGATAGCTCCTCAAGTTAGTTGATACGCGAGTTGACGTGCCAGCTTAGCTGACACGCTTGAAAATCAGATCCCAAACCCCGTGACCGAGTCGGTGGCCACGTTGTTCAAATTTGGTCAGCGGACGCCAGTTCGGACGGGGCACCCAGTTGCCGGTGGCGGAGGTGTTCTCATACCCCTCGGCGGCGCTCATCACCTCCAGCATGTGCTCGGCATAGTTTTCCCAGTCGGTGGCCATGTGGAACACGCCACCGATGGCCAGCTTCTGGCGAATATCCTGGGCAAACGCAGGCTGTACGATACGGCGCTTGTGGTGACGGCTCTTGTGCCAGGGATCCGGGAAGAACAGCTGCAGGCAGGAGAGTGAACCGTTCGGGATCATGTGCTCCAGCACCTCGACCGCATCGTGACAGATCACTTTCAGATTGGTGACGCCCGCTTCCTGAGCGGTGCCCAGACAGGCGCCCACGCCCGGCGAGTGCACTTCGATGCCGATGAAGTTCTTCTCGGGGGCATTCTTGGCCATCTCGACCAAAGAAGCGCCCATGCCAAAGCCGATCTCCAGCACCACCGGGGCCTCGCGGCCAAACAGCGCGACCAGATCGAGCGGCGCTGGCGCAAAATCAATACCCATGACCGGCCAGAGATCTTCCAGAGCCTTCTCCTGCCCTTTGGTCAGGCGGCCTTCGCGACGGACAAAGCTGCG
It encodes the following:
- a CDS encoding YgiQ family radical SAM protein, whose product is MQPVPHLFSYPRYWAECYGTAPFLPMSRKEMDKLGWDSCDVILVTGDAYVDHPSFGMAVIGRMLESQGFRVGIIAQPDWSSKDDFMRLGKPNLFFGVTAGNMDSMINRYTSDKKLRHDDAYTPGDVGGKRPDRATLVYTQRCKEAFKEVPVLIGGIEASLRRIAHYDYWSETIRRSILLDAKADILIYGNAERPLVEVAHRIAAGETIDTMQDIRGTAVIRKEPLPGWKGVDSSKLDQIGRIDPIINPYMEGAPCADDASDAAPAAQEAQPVLVQPAKPKPWEKTYVKLPGFERVKEDKVLYAHASRILHHETNPGCARALSQAHGDRIVWVNPPAFPLETDEMDGVFGLPYQRVPHPAYGNEKIPAFEMIKTSVNIMRGCFGGCSFCSITEHEGRIIQSRSEESILKEIEDIRDKVPGFTGVISDLGGPTANMYRLRCQSPKAEQTCRRASCVWPTICPHMDTDHSPTINLYRKARDLKGIKKILIASGVRYDIAVEDPRYIKELAKYHVGGYLKIAPEHTEEGPLSKMMKPGMGSYYQFKELFDKYSKEAGKQQYLIPYFISAHPGTTDEDMVNLALWVKENRFKLDQVQNFYPSPLANATTMYYTEKNPLNKVSREGGDVFVAKGERRRRLHKALLRYHDPAGWPMIREALLAMGKGHLIGNGPGCLVPAEGRNERAASGKGLKPALTRHSPMSQQRGEHQRGNGGNGAGNKPTGGKPVGSQLQKGAANGKPAAPGSGHGEGKGKPTGKPVHKGKAPTRAGSTKPGAKPATQGGKPAAKGNGAKRPAR
- a CDS encoding HNH endonuclease, which gives rise to MDIPELKQLIKACIQDIALKYQSTPVSFHEQEKNKNNMAVVGFKNESIWFHSRKDGFVISLSGESLNNRMFNFMVHLFGDKPYTYEQPNNRQPAWKGNLPELIRQAIFEYAKIPPERENNFYSGEMETDKGIYEGALKTAYINSYERNPIARKKCIEHFGLDCIICGFNFENKYGKLGSGFIHVHHVVPISSIGEAYQVDPIRDLVPVCPNCHAMLHKGEITIDQLKATMVRQ
- a CDS encoding autotransporter domain-containing protein, whose translation is MHRSCSSLLQMLLPMLLALSGSVVHGATQEQEWAQERANAVLSLMTFTVVPDITASNLDIGSGTNQSAALNMTQIGGGATMSEAVPIYLEGAIGFSRYAPQFVVSNGTESRTLPTKWNSLTASGGIGWDIALHEDPRGGHWVLRPIANVSLGTMASDLRIGNWLLERTKGYSLDFLDGGQLNMYGLGGSLMLDYELFSKTQDIDVEVRYSYQHLQSFGGTSTSVRGHAEAENLGLYLRRRAPLFDWTLLDRPVRYVMEGARTEYLGEQRGLLGFNSLNSLGLGLELDSSKYDIIVTRTRLVARYMFSHNTHGYSIGLAMSF
- a CDS encoding sulfurtransferase; this translates as MKRHLRFLQAALATLLLWCALPAVAGELPPLSLADAKAKQAVILDTRASYFYQGWPMEGEPQGGHVAGAENLSAEWKYSNEEWPKALEIKGLKADRPVALYGAPREVAEVARLLRKQGIKQLFELQGWQVAPRESLARWQQLVHPRWLADLQAGKPVVAAPKGDWKLFEVDWGSPKAYLISHIPGAGYIDTNSIEAEPLWNKVSDEALKKLLLDNGIRHDTTVILYGRNTMAAARAAHLMMYAGVEDVRLLDGGLDAWFVQHLRTETGLPNKYEPVKEFGVAIPAHPEYYTTQDQAKALLKQPDGALVSVRTWDEFVGSTSGYNYIKPKGDIPGAKWGHGGVDANSMSDFHNPDGTMKPAREILAMWDQWDIKPTQQAAFYCGTGWRASEAFFYAWLMDWKRISVYDGGWYEWSSDPKNPTVTGERQPAKS
- the glsB gene encoding glutaminase B, which translates into the protein MVLSSELLASILEEVRPLLGQGKVADYIPALAQVPADRLGIAVCTVEGELFTAGDAFEPFSIQSISKALSLTLALTLYQEEEIWARVGKEPSGQPFNSLVQLEFEQGIPRNPFINAGALVVSDLLETRLTAPRQRTLELVRRLSGNPAIMADQVVARSEYQHSARNAAIAYLMKAYGNVENEVDKVLQSYFNACAIRMSCVDLARAFIYLANRGVPLGDSVPLLPARTTKQVNALLATCGLYDEAGDFAYRVGMPGKSGVGGGIIALIPGELCVCVWSPELNKAGNSLAGTAALELLAERLGRSIF
- a CDS encoding YggL family protein, whose product is MANRSRRLRKKLRVDEFQEMGFDISFNFPVGTAEETIDAVVDAMIDEVIEPRKLAFAGSGHLAWEGMICTQQLGKCTEEDRAAIKSWLEGKGMEAVVVTELFDLWYGEPA
- the trmB gene encoding tRNA (guanosine(46)-N7)-methyltransferase TrmB, coding for MPVTQDVFNEDGKFMRKIRSFVRREGRLTKGQEKALEDLWPVMGIDFAPAPLDLVALFGREAPVVLEIGFGMGASLVEMAKNAPEKNFIGIEVHSPGVGACLGTAQEAGVTNLKVICHDAVEVLEHMIPNGSLSCLQLFFPDPWHKSRHHKRRIVQPAFAQDIRQKLAIGGVFHMATDWENYAEHMLEVMSAAEGYENTSATGNWVPRPNWRPLTKFEQRGHRLGHGVWDLIFKRVS